The region tagttaataatattacttttgtatttagtgatcgtgtatgtataaaattataatttcctgggtagttatgtaatatactaaaacttagtcggtttgtatccagtttTTTGCAATTAAActtcaatgtaaaatattgtttatgaATATACATATAGCATGTTTTAGAGTAACTTGGAGTAATAATGTTAAGTATGAAAGAGGTCTTTCATGTATGTAAGACTAGGGTTCAGTCCATGGCAATGGATTCGGGGTTGGGCCCATATACTCCATGGGGTTGGCCCCGTTACTCATGATATATGTATGTAGACATGAGATTTAATTTCTCGACGCTAAAATTGAGATATTATGTGGATGTATTGTATGTATGACGAAATGTGTGGTATATTGGAAAACTCATCAAGCTTTATgtttacagttgtggattaaaaTATTTTGTAGGTCGTTCGCGAAAAGAGTTTGGCAGGACTGTACACATGCATAGAAGATATTTGTTTTCGTGGTTTTGTTAACTTAACTCTGATATTGTATGGTTTTAATCAAATGAATGTTACTTAATGGTTTTTAAAAAACAAATGTTTTAATtggttattttattttaaaattaaaaaaaaaatctctttggaatttttgggacgttacattttgTGTGAAATTCACTAAAAAAGTAATTGTAAAAATATTATTCAGTGAAAATTGTCTTTGTATACTTtgaatttttttgtaaaaaaatgttcatattttaatGAAGAtcataatttataaataaaaaaaatcagatcttcaaaaccattttcaaaaggaaaataaaTAGTGTATTTGAGTAAGCTTATGTAAAATCTATAACTATTTATGACCTTcattaaacataataaaagttTTATATAGGTGTAACCAGTAATTAGCAACAAGTTGCaccactaatttttttttttatgacgaaacaaattattttgaaaaccattaattGATTTTGGGGTTTTAACATTATTATGTATGACCCAGTAGATTTTATTGAAGAACTTCACAACATCTAACACAAAGAAACTAAAATTATCAAACGCGAAATGTATAAGCGTgcatttgtttataaaaaaacagaaaaaataaaCTAATTTATGGCAAATTATACTACtgagtttgttttttgtttttctaaaaaacGAGacctacaaaataaataaaagacaaaacttcaaaaatggtccctatggttttcaaaaatatcaagtttagtctctAAGTTCAAAAAGcttcacagatggtccctgtggtttcaaaacttttaacaaatggtcatttTCGCTAACACCGTTAACATTTAACCGTTAAGTGAAGGGCATTTCAGTCATTTCAAActatatggaccatttatgaagtttgccttaattttttaaaaaaaaaaaagaaaaaaaaatataattatttaatattaaagggccctacctctctccttctctcacacacacacacacacacacatgtcttTCTCTTTAACCTCGAAAAACATTGAACCCCATCTCTATTAGAACCAATAGCTTGCCATCTGCTTCCACATATCCACTGCAATCCCTTCCTGTCAACAACCCTAAATCAGATTTAGGTAAAAAGCATCATGAACTGATTACAGAACGAGAGGCAAAATTTACTCCTAAACATGTGCAAGCTACCTTATTCCTACTATCAGACGACCACCATTGTTTTCATTACACAACATTGTTAAGTTTCTCATCCTGGAACACAAGCAACCATGAATTGGGTTAACGAAAATGTGCCATCGTCGTGATTTTGATGTCGTTGTGAACTAGGCCACCGTGAATGTGCCAGCGCCAACAATCTGGGTCTTGTTGGTGCAAAAGAGCCCTAGGATTTTTTGAAAGGAATTACTGGGTAAGAAAGGGTCTgtggttttgattttgaaatcAAAGATGAAAGGCTTTAGGATTTTTAGAATGAATCCACTTATGTATTGTATATGCTCGATCGAGCTTTATCCCCCAACAACCCCTTTACAGACATTGATCGCCCGAGTTTCCCTTGGGTTTGTTTTTCAGACGCTCGTGTTCGACTTGTACGATCTCCAATGAAATGTTCTTTCTGATAACACAAAATGAAACTTGTACGATCTCCAAGGAAGAAGAACTAGAATGTGATGTTGGCTATGATTAATGTCAAAAATAAGAAATCAAACGCCCAGTTGATCCAATCCCACATGCACCTCTTACAGTTGAATCAATATTTTCAATCTCAACATTATCTCGAATAGAGAATTCCTTGTTTGTTTGACTCGAATAGGGAAGAGAAATAGGGATTAGGGTACGGTGAGATGTAGTGGAAGTTATCGATTTCCACCATCTTCTTCACTAGCCAATTTCGTTGGTGGCCTTCTAGGAGTAACCTGCATCTTCCCCTGTTCCTTCCTATGGCTAATgtaagagagagcgagagagagatagagagagaagatggtgtgtgtgagagagagagggggtgggaccctttaatattaaataattatatattttttctttttttttaaaaaaaataaggtaAAACTTTATAAATAGTCCTTGTGAAAGTGAAATGACAGAATTGcccttcacttaacggccaaaagctaacggTGTTAGCGAAAAGGactatttgttaaaagttttgaaaccacagggaccatctgtgaggttttttgaacttaaggactaaacttgatatttttgaaaaccacagggtccatttttgaagttttgtctaaatACAAATTAAGTAATGAAAacgaaaaatgaaattctttctGTTTTCAAAATGGGCCAGATATAATGAATTAGTCAATTTCCTTTGTTGGACTGGCTTTAACTTTTGTTTTGTAGTCCAATTAGCAGCCCATTTATTCTCCAGTTGCTAAATCTTCCTTCAACCCTTTTACCCCCTTCTCCTCACCAGGTAACCCCTTCCCTccatctatctctatctctatctctctctctctcacacacacacacataaacgcACTCTTTCTCTCACTACATGCATGGAAGATGAATTAAAGAGTCCATTGTACACAATGCGAATTATCTGTACGTAATCTGTAATGAAATATGCTCTATGTAATCTGCGCGCtaagtgttcgatgaaatgcttcAGAGAGATGTGACTTTCATTATCGCGATTGGTTGCTCGTTAACATAATTGAATTCGAGTCGAGTAACAAATAGATCCGAATCATTCATTACTTACATCGTTGACCATGAAGCGTGTgttgttcaactacattccatcATTGAGATACTCATCAGATTCGTTACTACTGAAAACCGGAGACAAATTGAAACAAACAAGAATATTTTCAAGTCAAGATCTAGTTCAATTTTCGAAGCTGAGTTTTGATGCAAATCCTCTTCATCTCGATTCTGAATACGCAAAGAAGGCGGGATATACAGATCGAATAGTTCCTGGAATTCTTGTTGCGTCTCTATTCCCAACAATCATTGCTTCTCATTTCGTAAGTTTTTCACTTTTTCAGATTTATATGTAATATGAATGTGTTTTGATGAAGATGATTATTTTTATTACACTAGTGAATTGATTTGTAGGCTGGAGCAGTATATGCCTCACAGACATTGCATTTCAGATTGCCTGTTTATGTAGACGATGAGATTATTGGTGAAGTTGAAGCTACTAACataagagaaatgaagaagaaatACGTGTGAGTAGAAAATCTTTTAACTCTTTTCATTTCAAGTGAAGTATGAAAGGATTTTGTATTGAATTCTTGAGTTCTAACTCTTTTTTTTCTTCAATTGGGTTAGTGCCAAATTTGCAACCAGATGTTTTAATAAGAATGGAGTTCTTGTTCTTGATGGAGAGGCTATGGCTGTGTTGCCAACATTATGTCCAGTGCAAACATGAATTTGGATGGATTGAAAGCCATAATGAAGTGTTGTTTGCTTTTTATGTACGTGTATTGCATAACCCAACATGGTATGTGTaatgaaatcaaataatgaaaagATCAAgtaatttaaacttttttttatttaaatattttttgtttgctATAAGATTtgaattcttttttttatttttatttttatttctatatATTCTAATTCTGATGTTTATGATAAGAGATGGTTGGTTCATAATAGTTTTGATATACATTCAAAATTTCCTAGAAGTAACTTGTAATTTGCTTGGTTGatatcaaataaaataaatttaataacAAAGGctgaattattatttttatttctatATAATATTAGGTTTAACAAATATTAAATCGAGTAAATTACACGATTCATCCCTGGTGTAAGTGTCAAATTGAACGTTTAGTCCCAAATATAGAAATTAACTCGGCCCATTTTTTATATTGTTAAAAGTTGCATTTTCACCCCTTGAAGacatgaaatgactataatacgcTTCTTAATTtcttttccatttattttttagatttttaattattaaaaaatgttttaattaaacTTGTGGGTCCCTTTCCACTCCTTTTGTACCATTTCCATTTTCTCTCGTTTAAACCCTAAACACCACCCCCTCTATATCTTCACCACTCCTCTAAGACAATGACCTGCATCTCCATCGGAAACAATCTTCATCTCTACTGGAAATCGTCCATCTGTCATTATCAATTAGAACCGACTTGGATCAGCCACGCCATCAAACGTCCCTCATCTAACCCTTACCCTCACCACCCACTCCCCCTTTATCTTCACCGCCGACTGCCAGAGTAAATTGCTCAAAACTTGAAACTTAAAATCAAAACTGAAATCACTCAAACCCGAgtcaaattcaaataaatcattATCGTTCAAGAACCTAAAGCTCAAAATGATCCCACTCACTAATGAAACTAAAAGCAAACATGAAGCTCAAAATCAAAACAGAAATTACACCTAAAAACTTAATCAAACTTGATTCTCAAAATGAAACATGAGTTCCAACTTGGAACTCAAAATGTAACTTGGAATCAAACTGAAAATCGAACTCGAGTTCAAACCCACAATCA is a window of Lactuca sativa cultivar Salinas chromosome 1, Lsat_Salinas_v11, whole genome shotgun sequence DNA encoding:
- the LOC111886102 gene encoding uncharacterized protein LOC111886102, with protein sequence MKRVLFNYIPSLRYSSDSLLLKTGDKLKQTRIFSSQDLVQFSKLSFDANPLHLDSEYAKKAGYTDRIVPGILVASLFPTIIASHFAGAVYASQTLHFRLPVYVDDEIIGEVEATNIREMKKKYVAKFATRCFNKNGVLVLDGEAMAVLPTLCPVQT